From a region of the Methanolobus tindarius DSM 2278 genome:
- a CDS encoding molybdopterin biosynthesis protein, whose product MERKEFRELTSVEDARDLVESIKVQPQITVLPIEEAAGRIIAEDMLSGLDVPAFNRSVKDGYAVRAKDTYQASEPEPIELKVTGSIPAGCEDSFFVDDGEAVEISTGAPIPDGADAVVMVESTKQTGDSLLIYQPVHINENIMRAGTDIMKGERILRKNTRIGSREIGVLASIGMDKVPVKELVVGIISTGSELIRPGEELGTSKIYDANSYAISAGIEECGATPRIYGIVRDDEKLMEEALDRAIAECDIVLTSGSTSAGAGDIMYMIIEEKGETLTHGIAIKPGKPVVIGMINNVPTIGLPGNPTSALSIFNEFVAPIIYNSLGVKPSFKTKVTAIMGTGIRSGGREELFPVGVVRGKVYPADKTSGAITTLSDADGIIEIRAHTEYIEPGSEVEVTMFGNVTSPDLMLVGGQCPGVDLLEEMTGLNFRTLNMGSSAGFTAMSGGVADIACVNMVDADGNYNSSVLKRMNLEDVVLVKGYRREQGLIFSPDTHVYGLEDTINLHIINRNRGSGTRALLDREIGLLAEGKGISKTEMIKSLKGYNSGSKSHRSVCDAVKNGRVDVGFGIKAAAEEAGLEFIPLAEEEFDFVIRKDLLEIEEIQKFLAVLRSEDFSKRLPPGISTYEMTGSIISSF is encoded by the coding sequence ATGGAAAGGAAAGAATTCAGAGAACTGACATCCGTAGAGGATGCAAGAGATTTGGTTGAAAGCATTAAAGTTCAACCACAAATTACTGTTTTACCTATTGAGGAAGCTGCAGGACGCATAATTGCAGAAGATATGCTTTCAGGACTTGATGTGCCTGCATTCAACCGCTCTGTAAAAGACGGCTATGCTGTCAGGGCAAAAGACACATATCAGGCAAGTGAACCAGAGCCGATTGAACTTAAAGTTACAGGCTCAATACCTGCGGGATGTGAAGACAGCTTTTTTGTTGATGACGGCGAGGCAGTCGAAATATCCACAGGTGCTCCAATCCCCGATGGTGCTGATGCTGTTGTAATGGTTGAAAGCACAAAACAAACCGGAGACTCACTCCTTATCTACCAGCCGGTGCACATTAACGAGAATATAATGCGTGCAGGAACTGACATAATGAAAGGCGAGAGGATCCTGAGGAAAAATACACGCATTGGTTCCCGTGAAATTGGTGTTCTGGCATCAATCGGCATGGATAAAGTTCCGGTTAAAGAACTGGTTGTTGGAATAATTTCAACCGGTAGCGAACTTATAAGACCCGGGGAAGAGTTGGGAACCAGTAAAATCTACGATGCTAATTCATACGCAATTTCTGCCGGAATTGAAGAATGCGGCGCAACTCCACGAATATATGGAATCGTACGTGATGATGAGAAACTCATGGAAGAAGCCCTTGACAGAGCAATAGCAGAATGTGATATTGTACTTACATCAGGAAGTACTTCCGCCGGTGCAGGCGACATCATGTACATGATCATTGAGGAAAAGGGAGAGACTCTTACACACGGAATTGCTATCAAACCGGGAAAACCTGTGGTTATCGGCATGATAAATAATGTCCCTACAATCGGACTTCCGGGCAACCCAACCTCGGCTCTTAGTATATTTAATGAATTTGTTGCACCGATAATTTACAATTCACTTGGTGTTAAGCCATCTTTTAAAACAAAAGTAACTGCTATTATGGGAACTGGAATACGTTCCGGCGGCAGGGAGGAACTTTTCCCTGTGGGTGTTGTCCGTGGCAAAGTTTATCCTGCGGATAAAACATCAGGAGCAATTACTACACTGTCAGATGCAGACGGGATAATAGAGATTAGAGCACACACCGAATATATTGAACCCGGTTCAGAAGTTGAAGTTACAATGTTCGGTAACGTCACAAGTCCGGACTTGATGCTTGTTGGCGGCCAGTGTCCTGGAGTTGACCTGCTTGAAGAGATGACAGGACTTAATTTCAGAACACTGAATATGGGGTCAAGTGCAGGTTTTACAGCAATGTCAGGCGGTGTTGCAGATATCGCATGTGTCAACATGGTTGATGCAGATGGCAATTACAACTCATCTGTCCTGAAGAGAATGAATCTTGAGGACGTGGTGCTTGTAAAAGGATACAGACGCGAGCAGGGGCTTATATTCTCACCGGATACTCACGTCTATGGTCTTGAAGATACAATCAATCTCCATATTATTAACAGAAACAGAGGCTCCGGCACAAGAGCGCTTCTTGACAGGGAAATTGGTCTGCTGGCCGAAGGAAAGGGAATCTCAAAAACTGAGATGATAAAGAGCCTGAAAGGATATAATTCAGGATCCAAAAGCCACAGATCAGTATGTGATGCCGTAAAAAACGGCAGAGTCGATGTTGGATTTGGCATAAAGGCTGCTGCAGAAGAAGCTGGTCTTGAGTTTATTCCACTGGCTGAGGAAGAGTTTGATTTTGTGATAAGAAAAGACCTTCTGGAAATAGAGGAAATACAGAAGTTCCTTGCAGTATTGCGTTCAGAGGACTTTTCAAAGAGACTGCCTCCGGGAATCAGTACTTATGAAATGACCGGTAGTATAATATCCTCCTTCTGA
- the ilvE gene encoding branched-chain-amino-acid transaminase, giving the protein MSELLIYYNGDFVPKSQATTSVYDHGFLYGDGVFEGIRAYNGRVFKLREHVDRLYDSAKAIALEIPLSREEMEEAILETLRKNNLTDAYIRPIVSRGVGDLGLDPRKCPKPNIYIISQEWGAMYGDLYEVGLTGVTVSVRRNSCDALSPNIKSLNYLNNILAKIEANEKGGDEAIFFDQNGYLSEGSGDNIFIIKNGKVYTPPTINNLKGITRATAIELLSDMGIDTHVENLGMFDLYTADEIFVTGTAAEAAPLVKVDGRPIGDGKPGPITKKIVAAFEKVTTTTGTPINP; this is encoded by the coding sequence ATGAGTGAATTATTGATTTATTACAACGGTGACTTTGTCCCTAAATCACAGGCCACAACCTCCGTCTATGACCATGGATTTTTGTATGGAGATGGCGTATTTGAGGGAATCAGAGCGTACAATGGACGTGTTTTCAAATTACGCGAACATGTTGACAGACTCTATGATTCCGCAAAGGCAATTGCCCTTGAAATACCACTTTCCAGGGAAGAGATGGAAGAGGCTATTCTGGAGACACTCAGGAAAAACAACCTGACAGACGCATATATCAGACCTATTGTTTCAAGAGGTGTTGGTGACCTTGGACTTGACCCAAGGAAATGTCCAAAACCAAACATCTACATCATCTCACAGGAATGGGGAGCAATGTATGGCGACCTCTATGAAGTTGGTCTTACCGGTGTTACCGTATCAGTCAGAAGGAATTCCTGTGATGCACTGTCACCAAACATCAAGTCACTCAACTACCTGAACAACATCCTTGCGAAGATAGAGGCAAACGAGAAAGGCGGAGATGAAGCAATCTTTTTCGATCAGAATGGTTACCTCTCAGAGGGTTCAGGAGACAATATATTCATCATCAAGAACGGCAAGGTTTACACACCACCGACAATCAACAACCTGAAAGGAATCACTAGGGCAACAGCCATTGAGCTTCTTTCCGACATGGGAATTGATACCCACGTTGAGAACCTTGGAATGTTTGACCTCTACACCGCAGACGAGATTTTCGTTACAGGAACCGCAGCGGAAGCAGCACCTCTTGTGAAGGTAGATGGTCGTCCTATAGGTGATGGAAAGCCAGGCCCAATCACAAAGAAGATAGTTGCAGCCTTTGAAAAGGTAACAACGACCACCGGCACACCGATTAATCCCTGA
- a CDS encoding lectin like domain-containing protein has protein sequence MRKNMRYYKFLFKISLIILLTVSFLSSAGAESGEDELNITSEGSELGMAPVNPAFIEYQEELEQKSIDSDNNTNGTLSILDFSSELSGSLSAENLSSLLSFNDTGFNEEMLRPTGLIPSPVDLSHLSPVSIEDLLMDDSISISEMEIMGSEVYPSRYDLRDENGVTAVRDQAQAGSCWTHSATASLESFLLHNRSETWDFSENNIKNTLVYSNIDGYDRTHDDGGFDLYDAAYYSRWSGPVMESDDPYNDLSGLSPDNLPVAKHVQEIMILPGFEGTDPLYKWMLTHYGAISVGIMQSSTYFDSNNNSYYYNGSIEYANHAVTLVGWDDNYSAQNFTPTAPGNGAFIIKNSWGTNWGEDGYYYVSYYDSVMGNNEGIWGTGTKPYVGNFLYTAENVSNYDSIYQYDELGWVSCVGYYDSTALGANVFTASSNETLEAVSFYTVDSNSFYNISIYLDLDSGPVNSSGPVSVQNGTIAIAGYHTINLDTNVSLNTGQNFSVVVEFTTPNYDYPIAIEQVLSGYSDNAHAESGQSFVSSNGSQWTDISEQNANVCIKAFTTEKKVPEALFVAGTRYVHVNETVDFHDASIFSPDSWEWDFGDNSTSSFQNPLHSYSDAGVYNVSLNASNSFGNNISTRTSFIHVLNSTIVVNSSGSADFTTINAALVAASDGDTIVLEPGTYSENLFFKNDNISLISSTGNPEDVTIVSPDSTDIAIYIRADGITISDVTVMNSYIGIGTDLSSGCNIDNCYTSENIYGIYISESQVNNISSCTSNENTYGLRLSESVNNVLYNNSMNNNTYNSFFDSHVNVVETNNLVDGKAIYYLVNSSDQVIDASSNAGLVHLLNCSNITIENIETGNAYCGFYLYDSNNVSLDNCTAVDNQCGVYLASSDDNTIYSFNSTGATIYGLYLYDSSNVIIEKSTTTDNQYGIYHSCSDNNTISSCNTTGTTYHGLYLYDSSNVVVEDCTSTDNRYGFYLSSSDNNTINNCNITTNSNGGIFLLGCSNNLIYNNYFNNSNNAYVLGGSSNDWNITRTSGTNIINGSYLGGNFWATPAGTGWSQTEYSVGNGFCAAYEITDDGNNIDYLPLTLNAVQPTDSDDESVQNSNDGIHLKIATSSSSLSNIVATDSSVRFVGRDSEIKYVFTEGSTPVNEISFESEINEGYVMASVSLLDGLPESSPAPASVTVYQGMEIILGNEEFSSGIADAKISFSVSKEWLESNGFDEWDIHMEHFSDDVWNKLPTVITGENENNFYFEAKTTGFSPFMICAEVSGESPVNAGSSMGNVASDSVDPGTTITNKPQDMESSGESPLSSLMALSGLVIVTILASVHRLKKSK, from the coding sequence ATGAGAAAAAACATGAGATATTATAAATTCCTATTCAAGATCAGTCTTATTATTTTACTTACAGTTTCTTTTCTAAGTTCTGCAGGTGCAGAGTCAGGTGAGGATGAACTCAATATCACATCAGAAGGATCTGAACTTGGAATGGCGCCTGTCAATCCTGCTTTCATTGAGTATCAGGAGGAATTGGAGCAGAAGAGCATAGATTCTGATAATAATACAAATGGAACCCTCTCTATTCTGGATTTTTCCAGTGAATTATCAGGTTCACTATCTGCTGAGAATCTCAGTTCCCTGTTATCTTTCAATGACACCGGATTTAACGAAGAAATGCTTCGTCCAACCGGACTTATACCCTCTCCTGTCGATCTTTCTCATTTGTCCCCTGTGAGCATTGAAGACCTGCTCATGGATGATTCAATATCAATTTCAGAAATGGAAATCATGGGCTCAGAAGTATATCCATCCAGATATGATCTCCGTGATGAAAATGGTGTTACAGCTGTAAGGGACCAGGCCCAGGCCGGAAGCTGCTGGACGCATTCCGCAACAGCATCCCTTGAATCCTTCCTTCTTCACAACAGATCAGAAACCTGGGATTTTTCAGAGAATAACATAAAGAATACTTTAGTGTACAGCAATATTGATGGATATGACCGTACACATGATGATGGTGGTTTTGATCTTTACGATGCTGCTTATTATTCTAGATGGAGTGGTCCTGTAATGGAATCAGATGATCCTTACAATGATCTCTCAGGTTTATCTCCGGACAATCTTCCTGTAGCAAAACATGTCCAGGAAATTATGATCCTTCCTGGCTTTGAAGGCACTGACCCTCTTTACAAATGGATGCTTACACACTATGGAGCCATATCAGTAGGCATAATGCAAAGCAGTACTTATTTTGATTCCAATAATAACAGCTACTATTATAATGGTTCAATAGAATACGCAAACCACGCCGTGACTCTGGTTGGCTGGGATGACAATTATTCCGCTCAGAATTTCACTCCCACAGCTCCTGGAAACGGAGCGTTCATCATCAAGAATTCCTGGGGCACAAATTGGGGAGAGGATGGATACTACTATGTATCATATTATGATTCAGTAATGGGAAATAATGAAGGAATATGGGGGACCGGTACCAAACCCTATGTTGGGAATTTCCTTTACACTGCGGAGAATGTGAGTAATTACGACAGTATTTACCAGTATGACGAGCTTGGATGGGTTAGTTGTGTAGGTTACTATGATAGCACTGCCTTAGGTGCTAATGTTTTCACAGCAAGTTCAAATGAAACTCTTGAAGCTGTGAGTTTCTACACTGTAGATTCCAATTCCTTCTACAATATATCCATATACCTGGATCTGGATTCCGGTCCTGTTAACAGTTCTGGCCCGGTCTCAGTACAGAATGGAACAATTGCAATTGCAGGATACCATACTATCAACCTCGATACGAATGTTTCACTTAATACAGGGCAGAATTTCTCAGTTGTTGTAGAATTCACGACGCCAAATTATGATTATCCAATAGCTATTGAACAAGTATTATCCGGTTATAGTGACAATGCTCATGCAGAATCCGGACAGAGCTTTGTAAGTTCCAATGGCAGTCAGTGGACTGACATATCCGAACAGAATGCAAATGTATGTATCAAAGCATTCACTACAGAAAAAAAAGTTCCTGAGGCTTTATTTGTTGCCGGCACAAGATACGTTCACGTTAACGAGACTGTAGATTTCCATGATGCAAGTATTTTCTCACCGGACAGCTGGGAATGGGACTTTGGGGATAATTCTACATCGTCATTCCAGAACCCACTGCATTCTTATTCTGATGCGGGTGTTTATAATGTCTCGCTAAATGCATCTAACTCTTTTGGAAATAACATTTCCACAAGAACTTCTTTCATCCATGTTCTCAACTCAACAATTGTTGTCAATAGCAGTGGAAGCGCCGATTTTACAACAATTAATGCTGCACTAGTTGCTGCATCTGATGGTGATACTATTGTTTTAGAACCAGGGACATACTCTGAAAACCTTTTTTTCAAAAATGATAATATAAGCCTGATTTCATCTACAGGTAATCCTGAAGATGTCACAATCGTTTCACCAGATTCAACTGATATTGCAATTTATATCAGAGCAGATGGAATCACAATTTCCGATGTAACCGTTATGAATTCTTACATTGGAATTGGCACTGATTTATCAAGCGGATGTAATATAGATAATTGCTATACATCCGAAAATATATATGGAATATATATCTCAGAGTCTCAGGTAAATAATATTTCAAGTTGTACATCTAATGAGAACACATACGGATTACGTTTATCTGAGTCAGTGAACAATGTTCTTTACAATAATTCTATGAATAACAACACCTACAATTCATTTTTTGATTCACATGTTAATGTTGTAGAAACGAACAATCTGGTTGATGGAAAAGCAATATATTATCTTGTGAACAGCTCTGATCAGGTGATAGATGCCAGTTCCAATGCCGGTCTTGTTCACCTGCTTAATTGTTCTAACATAACCATAGAAAATATTGAAACAGGGAATGCATATTGTGGATTTTATCTTTATGATAGCAACAATGTGAGTCTCGATAATTGTACGGCCGTTGACAATCAATGTGGTGTTTATCTTGCTTCTTCAGATGACAACACAATATATAGTTTCAATTCAACAGGGGCTACTATCTATGGATTATACTTGTACGATAGCAGCAATGTGATTATTGAAAAATCCACAACCACTGATAACCAATATGGTATTTATCATTCTTGTTCAGATAACAACACAATATCCAGTTGCAACACAACAGGGACCACTTATCATGGATTATACCTATACGACAGCAGCAATGTAGTTGTTGAAGATTGTACAAGCACTGATAATCGATATGGATTCTATTTGTCTTCTTCTGACAACAATACAATTAATAACTGCAATATAACCACTAATTCCAATGGTGGTATTTTCTTATTGGGATGCAGTAATAACTTGATCTATAACAACTATTTCAATAACAGCAACAATGCCTATGTTTTAGGAGGAAGTTCCAACGATTGGAACATCACAAGAACATCAGGGACTAATATCATCAACGGAAGCTACCTTGGTGGAAACTTCTGGGCAACACCTGCAGGAACAGGTTGGAGCCAGACAGAGTACTCCGTTGGAAATGGTTTCTGTGCTGCATATGAGATCACAGATGATGGAAATAATATTGATTATCTTCCATTGACCTTGAATGCTGTTCAACCAACTGATTCAGATGACGAATCCGTTCAAAACAGTAATGATGGAATTCACTTAAAAATAGCTACAAGCAGTTCATCTTTGTCAAATATCGTTGCAACAGATTCAAGCGTACGTTTTGTTGGAAGAGATTCCGAGATAAAGTATGTGTTCACAGAAGGCTCCACTCCGGTAAATGAAATAAGTTTTGAGTCTGAGATTAATGAAGGTTATGTAATGGCAAGTGTCAGTCTTCTTGATGGGTTACCGGAAAGTTCTCCTGCACCGGCATCGGTAACAGTTTATCAGGGAATGGAAATAATTCTTGGCAATGAGGAGTTTTCATCTGGTATAGCTGATGCAAAGATATCCTTCTCAGTATCAAAAGAGTGGCTTGAATCTAATGGATTTGATGAATGGGATATCCATATGGAACATTTCTCAGATGATGTCTGGAACAAACTTCCAACCGTTATAACAGGGGAAAATGAAAATAATTTCTACTTTGAAGCAAAGACAACAGGATTTTCACCATTTATGATATGTGCCGAAGTTTCAGGAGAAAGTCCTGTGAATGCGGGTTCTTCGATGGGAAATGTTGCCTCAGACAGTGTGGATCCAGGGACTACCATAACGAATAAGCCACAAGACATGGAATCTTCCGGTGAGAGTCCGCTCAGTTCATTGATGGCTTTGTCCGGTTTGGTAATTGTCACAATTCTGGCATCAGTTCACAGGTTGAAGAAATCAAAATGA